From a single Mesorhizobium shangrilense genomic region:
- a CDS encoding low temperature requirement protein A, translated as MTTTPVSSESLHHHIKRMSGRDPHEAHRVATPLELLFDLTFATAFGLASSQLAHSLAEGHYTAALLGFGFASFAICWAWINFSWFSSAYDTDDWIFRLVTMVQMIGVLVLAIGLPRMFTSIENGEHLDNSIMVLGYVIMRVAMIFQWLRAARQDPSRREICLTYVTAISIAQVGWVVQILFDFSVLTSLVLGAILLVIELAGPVIAERRNGGTPWHAHHMAERYSLFAIIALGESVVGTLATLSAVVEEQGWNLDAVLVGVAGTGLTFGMWWVYYMLPSAPVLHAHRERAFVWGYGQMLVVAAIVATGAGLHVAAYFIEHKAHIGPLATLLSAAVPLAIFLGAIYALYYYLVPRFDLFHIWLLAGTAAVVALAIVAALAGVDMAVCLIILTMAPAFTVVGYEIHGHRHQAESLALDARQTLH; from the coding sequence ATGACCACCACGCCAGTCAGCTCCGAGAGCCTGCATCACCACATCAAGCGCATGAGCGGACGCGATCCGCATGAGGCGCATCGCGTCGCCACACCGCTGGAGCTTCTTTTCGACCTGACCTTCGCCACTGCCTTCGGCCTTGCCTCGTCGCAGCTGGCGCATTCCCTGGCGGAAGGCCACTATACCGCCGCGCTGCTTGGCTTCGGCTTTGCGAGCTTCGCCATCTGCTGGGCCTGGATCAACTTTTCCTGGTTCTCTTCCGCCTACGACACCGACGACTGGATCTTCCGCCTCGTCACCATGGTGCAGATGATCGGCGTGCTGGTGCTGGCGATAGGCCTGCCGCGCATGTTCACCTCGATCGAGAACGGCGAGCATCTCGACAATTCCATTATGGTGCTGGGCTACGTCATCATGCGCGTGGCCATGATTTTCCAGTGGCTGCGCGCGGCAAGGCAAGATCCCTCGAGGCGTGAAATCTGCCTGACTTACGTCACCGCCATCTCGATCGCGCAGGTCGGCTGGGTGGTGCAGATTCTGTTCGACTTCTCGGTACTGACAAGCCTGGTGCTTGGCGCGATCCTGCTTGTCATCGAACTTGCCGGGCCGGTGATTGCCGAGCGCAGGAATGGTGGCACGCCCTGGCATGCCCACCATATGGCCGAGCGTTACAGCCTGTTCGCCATCATCGCGCTGGGCGAAAGCGTCGTGGGCACGCTGGCGACGCTGTCGGCCGTGGTCGAGGAGCAGGGCTGGAACCTCGATGCCGTGCTTGTCGGCGTTGCCGGCACCGGGCTCACTTTCGGTATGTGGTGGGTTTATTACATGCTGCCATCAGCACCGGTCCTCCACGCGCATCGGGAGCGCGCCTTCGTCTGGGGTTATGGCCAGATGCTGGTCGTCGCTGCAATCGTCGCGACGGGAGCCGGCCTGCATGTCGCGGCCTATTTCATCGAGCACAAAGCTCATATCGGCCCCCTGGCGACCCTGCTTTCCGCCGCCGTGCCGCTCGCCATTTTCCTCGGCGCGATCTACGCGCTCTACTACTACCTCGTGCCGCGTTTCGACCTTTTCCATATCTGGCTGTTGGCGGGAACCGCGGCGGTGGTCGCGCTTGCCATTGTCGCCGCGCTCGCCGGCGTGGACATGGCCGTTTGCCTCATCATCCTGACGATGGCGCCGGCGTTCACCGTCGTCGGCTACGAAATCCACGGCCACCGGCACCAAGCCGAATCGCTGGCGCTCGACGCGCGACAAACGCTGCACTGA
- a CDS encoding DUF1330 domain-containing protein has translation MPKGYWIARVDVRDAEGYKEYVAASKLAFDRFGAKFLARGGEHEKAEGAGRARNVIIEFESLGVAHDCYHSPEYQRAVAIRQKVADGEIVLVEGI, from the coding sequence ATGCCCAAGGGATACTGGATCGCCCGCGTCGATGTGCGCGACGCCGAAGGCTACAAGGAGTATGTCGCCGCCTCCAAGCTGGCCTTCGACCGTTTCGGCGCGAAATTCCTGGCGCGCGGCGGCGAGCATGAGAAAGCCGAGGGGGCTGGCCGCGCGCGCAACGTCATCATCGAATTCGAATCGCTTGGCGTGGCGCATGACTGCTACCATTCGCCGGAGTATCAGCGCGCGGTCGCCATCCGCCAGAAAGTCGCCGATGGCGAGATCGTCCTGGTCGAAGGCATCTGA
- the pyrF gene encoding orotidine-5'-phosphate decarboxylase, with protein MQAQSIQAQSIQERLIVGLDVPTVAEAEKVVRELDGVVSFYKIGYQLAFAGGLDFARELASGGTKVFLDMKLLDIDNTVAKGVENIVKMGMSMLTLHAYPKTMRAAVEAARGSDLCLLGVTVLTSMDEQDVIDAGYEYDPHTLVLRRSEQALHAGMGGIVCSAEETEAVRRIVGPNMAVVTPGIRLAGSDHGDQKRVVTPAQAIRSGSSHLVVARPVVGAADRRAAAEAILAEMRSA; from the coding sequence ATGCAGGCTCAATCCATTCAGGCCCAGTCGATCCAGGAAAGACTGATCGTTGGCCTCGACGTGCCAACGGTGGCTGAAGCCGAGAAGGTGGTGCGCGAGCTCGACGGCGTCGTCTCCTTCTACAAGATCGGCTATCAGCTTGCCTTCGCCGGCGGGCTCGACTTCGCCCGCGAGCTGGCCAGCGGCGGCACGAAGGTCTTTCTCGACATGAAGTTGCTCGACATCGACAATACGGTGGCCAAGGGCGTCGAGAACATCGTCAAGATGGGCATGAGCATGCTGACGCTGCACGCCTATCCCAAGACGATGAGAGCGGCGGTAGAGGCGGCCAGGGGTAGCGACCTTTGCCTGCTTGGCGTCACCGTGCTGACCTCGATGGACGAGCAGGACGTGATCGACGCCGGCTATGAATATGATCCGCACACGCTGGTGCTGAGGCGCTCGGAACAGGCGCTCCATGCCGGCATGGGCGGCATCGTCTGCTCGGCCGAGGAAACCGAAGCGGTGCGGCGAATCGTCGGGCCGAACATGGCGGTTGTCACGCCGGGCATAAGGCTTGCGGGCAGCGACCATGGTGACCAGAAGCGCGTGGTGACGCCGGCGCAGGCGATCCGCAGCGGCTCCAGCCATCTTGTCGTTGCCCGCCCGGTTGTCGGGGCGGCTGACAGGCGTGCGGCGGCCGAGGCGATCCTTGCCGAAATGCGCTCCGCCTGA
- a CDS encoding NADPH-dependent FMN reductase encodes MAVIPKILVFAGSVRTGAFSGRTADVAQTELAMQGAVVTRISLADYPLPILDEDLEREKGIPENAMKLARLVAAHDGLLIATPEYNGSIPPLLKNTIDWVSRVRKDGGRPFRPFAGKPAALCSSSDGKFAGIRCINHLRAVLVRCQLEVITPECSVSGASGAFDKDGHFTDERLRQSMEHLCRTLIETSRMLSTRVEA; translated from the coding sequence ATGGCAGTGATCCCGAAAATCCTCGTTTTCGCCGGCTCGGTCCGGACCGGCGCCTTCAGCGGCAGGACCGCCGACGTGGCGCAGACCGAACTCGCCATGCAGGGCGCGGTCGTGACCCGCATCTCGCTCGCCGACTATCCGCTGCCGATCCTGGATGAGGATCTGGAAAGGGAAAAAGGCATTCCCGAGAATGCCATGAAGCTCGCCCGGCTGGTCGCAGCCCATGACGGGCTGCTGATCGCGACGCCGGAGTATAATGGCTCCATCCCGCCGCTGCTCAAGAACACGATCGACTGGGTGAGCCGGGTGCGCAAGGACGGCGGCCGGCCGTTCAGGCCTTTTGCCGGCAAGCCTGCCGCGCTTTGTTCCTCCTCCGACGGCAAGTTCGCCGGCATACGCTGTATCAATCATCTACGCGCCGTGCTGGTCAGATGCCAGCTGGAAGTGATCACGCCGGAATGCTCGGTGTCGGGCGCCAGCGGCGCTTTCGACAAGGACGGGCATTTCACGGACGAAAGACTACGCCAATCGATGGAGCATCTATGCCGCACGCTGATCGAAACATCGCGCATGCTGTCGACCCGGGTCGAGGCGTGA
- the pmtA gene encoding phospholipid N-methyltransferase PmtA, translating to MTRGPGLRKTLAEKFDDELKFFKGWIDKPKTVGSIVPTSSITARKMASIVNPKSGLPVLEVGPGTGVITRAILAQGVRPENLYAVEYSTDFVRHLRRLYPGVNVIEGDAFNLDATLGDKSGLTFDSVVSGVPLLNFPVAQRIAYINSLLDRIPAGRPIVQLTYGPMSPIPPGRGNYTVEHFHFVIRNIPPTQLWIYRRGAH from the coding sequence ATGACACGTGGTCCCGGGTTGCGGAAGACGCTGGCCGAAAAGTTCGACGACGAGCTCAAATTCTTCAAAGGGTGGATCGACAAGCCGAAGACGGTCGGCTCGATCGTGCCGACCAGTTCCATCACCGCTCGCAAGATGGCGTCGATCGTCAATCCGAAATCGGGCCTGCCGGTGCTTGAGGTCGGCCCGGGCACGGGTGTCATCACCCGCGCCATCCTCGCCCAGGGCGTGCGGCCCGAAAACCTCTACGCGGTCGAGTATTCCACCGACTTCGTGCGCCATCTGCGCCGGCTCTACCCTGGCGTCAACGTCATCGAGGGCGACGCTTTCAATCTCGATGCCACGCTCGGCGACAAGAGCGGCCTGACCTTCGATTCCGTCGTCTCCGGCGTGCCGCTGCTCAACTTTCCGGTCGCCCAGCGCATCGCCTATATCAACAGCCTGCTCGACCGCATCCCGGCCGGCCGGCCGATCGTGCAACTGACCTACGGCCCGATGTCGCCTATCCCGCCCGGCCGCGGCAATTACACCGTCGAGCATTTCCACTTCGTCATCCGCAACATCCCGCCAACGCAGCTGTGGATCTACCGGCGCGGCGCGCATTGA
- the dnaJ gene encoding molecular chaperone DnaJ: protein MKADFYETLGVQKGADEKELKSAFRKLAMQFHPDRNPGDHSCEHKFKEINEAYETLKDPQKRAAYDRFGHAAFEQGGMNGGAQGFGAGGFADIFEDIFGDMMGGRQRRSSGGRERGADLRYNMEISLEEAFAGKTAQIRVPASISCTECSGTGAKPGTQPVTCSMCNGHGKVRATQGFFSIERTCPQCQGRGQTIKDPCPKCAGQGRVTEERSLSVNIPAGIEDGTRIRLANEGEAGLRGGPSGDLYIFLAVKPHEFFQRDGADLYCKVPISMTTAALGGSFEVTTLDGTQTKVKVPEGTQNGRQFRLKGKGMPVLRQANIGDLYIQTAVETPQNLSRRQRELLEEFEQLSSKDNSPQSSGFFTRMKDFFESFGER from the coding sequence ATGAAAGCTGATTTCTACGAAACGCTGGGTGTCCAGAAGGGTGCCGACGAGAAGGAGCTCAAGAGCGCTTTCCGCAAGCTCGCCATGCAGTTCCATCCCGACCGCAATCCCGGCGATCATTCCTGCGAGCACAAGTTCAAGGAAATCAACGAAGCCTACGAGACGCTGAAGGACCCGCAGAAGCGCGCGGCCTATGACCGCTTCGGTCACGCCGCCTTCGAGCAGGGCGGCATGAATGGCGGCGCGCAAGGGTTCGGCGCCGGCGGCTTCGCCGATATTTTCGAGGACATTTTCGGCGACATGATGGGCGGGCGCCAGCGCCGCTCCTCGGGCGGCCGCGAGCGTGGCGCCGACCTGCGCTACAACATGGAAATCTCGCTGGAAGAGGCGTTCGCCGGCAAGACCGCGCAGATCCGCGTGCCGGCCTCGATCTCCTGCACCGAATGCTCGGGCACCGGCGCCAAGCCCGGCACCCAGCCTGTCACCTGCTCGATGTGCAATGGCCATGGCAAGGTGCGCGCCACGCAGGGCTTCTTCTCCATCGAGCGCACCTGCCCGCAATGCCAGGGCCGCGGCCAGACCATCAAGGATCCGTGCCCGAAATGCGCTGGCCAGGGCCGCGTCACCGAGGAGCGTTCGCTGTCGGTCAACATTCCGGCCGGCATCGAGGACGGCACCCGCATCCGGCTTGCCAATGAGGGCGAGGCCGGCCTGCGCGGCGGCCCGTCCGGCGACCTTTATATTTTCCTGGCGGTCAAGCCGCACGAGTTCTTCCAGCGCGATGGCGCCGACCTCTATTGCAAGGTGCCGATCTCGATGACGACAGCCGCCCTTGGCGGCTCCTTCGAGGTGACGACGCTGGATGGAACGCAGACCAAGGTGAAGGTGCCGGAAGGCACCCAGAACGGTCGCCAGTTCCGCCTCAAGGGCAAAGGCATGCCGGTGCTGCGCCAGGCCAATATCGGCGATCTCTACATCCAGACGGCCGTCGAGACGCCGCAGAACCTGTCGCGTCGCCAGCGCGAGCTGCTGGAAGAGTTTGAACAGCTCTCGTCGAAGGACAATTCGCCCCAGTCGAGCGGCTTTTTCACCCGCATGAAGGATTTCTTCGAATCTTTTGGCGAGCGCTGA
- the dnaK gene encoding molecular chaperone DnaK, with protein sequence MAKVIGIDLGTTNSCIAIMDGKEPKVIENAEGARTTPSIVAISGDGERLVGQPAKRQAVTNPENTIFAVKRLIGRRYDDPVTDKDKKLVPYKIVKGDNGDAWVEAGGKKQSPSQISAMILQKMKETAEAYLGEKVEKAVITVPAYFNDAQRQATKDAGKIAGLEVLRIINEPTAAALAYGLDKKEGKTIAVYDLGGGTFDISVLEIGDGVFEVKSTNGDTFLGGEDFDMRLVEYLAAEFKKEQGIDLKNDKLALQRLKEAAEKAKIELSSTTQTEINLPFITADATGPKHLTLKLTRAKFESLVEDLVQRTIEPCKAALKDAGLKAGEIDEVVLVGGMTRMPKIQEIVKQFFGKEPHKGVNPDEVVALGAAIQAGVLQGDVKDVLLLDVTPLSLGIETLGGVFTRLIERNTTIPTKKSQVFSTAEDSQSAVTIRVFQGEREMAADNKALGQFDLVGIPPAPRGVPQIEVTFDIDANGIVNVSAKDKGTGKEHQIRIQASGGLSDADIEKMVKDAEANAETDKKRRGLVEARNQAEAMLHSSEKSLKEYGDKVSETDRKAIVDAIAALKTASEGDDAADIEAKSQVLAEASMKLGQAMYEASQKEAAEADAKADAAKDSDVVDADFEEIDENDDKKKSA encoded by the coding sequence ATGGCAAAAGTAATCGGTATCGATCTCGGCACCACCAACTCCTGCATCGCCATCATGGATGGCAAGGAACCCAAGGTGATCGAGAATGCGGAAGGCGCGCGCACGACGCCTTCCATCGTCGCCATCTCAGGCGACGGCGAACGTCTGGTCGGCCAGCCGGCAAAGCGCCAGGCGGTCACCAATCCTGAAAACACAATCTTCGCGGTCAAGCGCCTGATCGGCCGCCGCTATGACGATCCGGTGACGGATAAGGACAAGAAGCTTGTCCCCTACAAGATCGTCAAGGGCGACAATGGCGATGCCTGGGTCGAAGCCGGCGGCAAGAAGCAGTCGCCGTCGCAGATTTCGGCCATGATCCTGCAGAAGATGAAAGAGACGGCGGAAGCCTATCTCGGCGAGAAGGTCGAGAAGGCGGTCATCACCGTTCCCGCTTATTTCAACGACGCCCAGCGCCAGGCAACCAAGGACGCCGGCAAGATCGCCGGCCTCGAGGTCCTGCGCATCATCAACGAGCCGACCGCGGCAGCCCTTGCCTATGGCCTCGACAAGAAGGAAGGCAAGACCATTGCGGTCTATGACCTTGGCGGCGGCACGTTCGACATTTCGGTGCTCGAAATCGGCGACGGCGTGTTCGAGGTCAAGTCGACCAACGGCGACACCTTCCTCGGTGGCGAGGATTTCGACATGCGTCTGGTCGAATATCTGGCGGCCGAGTTCAAGAAGGAACAGGGTATCGACCTGAAGAACGACAAGCTTGCCCTGCAGCGCCTCAAGGAAGCTGCGGAAAAGGCCAAGATCGAGCTGTCGTCGACGACCCAGACCGAAATCAACCTGCCCTTCATCACCGCCGACGCGACCGGTCCCAAGCACCTGACGCTGAAGCTGACGCGCGCCAAGTTCGAAAGCCTGGTCGAGGATCTCGTCCAGCGCACCATCGAGCCCTGCAAGGCGGCGCTCAAGGATGCCGGCCTGAAAGCCGGCGAGATCGACGAGGTGGTCCTGGTCGGCGGCATGACCCGCATGCCCAAGATCCAGGAGATCGTGAAGCAGTTCTTCGGCAAGGAGCCGCACAAGGGCGTCAACCCCGATGAGGTTGTCGCACTGGGTGCCGCCATCCAGGCCGGCGTGCTGCAGGGCGACGTCAAGGATGTGCTGCTGCTCGACGTGACGCCGCTGTCGCTCGGCATCGAGACGCTGGGTGGCGTGTTCACCCGTCTGATCGAGCGCAACACCACGATCCCGACCAAGAAGAGCCAGGTGTTCTCGACGGCTGAGGACAGTCAGTCGGCCGTGACCATCCGTGTCTTCCAGGGCGAGCGTGAAATGGCAGCCGACAACAAGGCGCTCGGCCAGTTCGACCTAGTCGGCATCCCGCCGGCCCCGCGCGGCGTGCCGCAGATCGAGGTCACATTCGACATCGACGCCAACGGCATCGTCAACGTCTCGGCCAAGGACAAGGGCACCGGCAAGGAGCACCAGATCCGCATCCAGGCGTCGGGTGGTCTTTCGGACGCCGACATCGAGAAGATGGTGAAGGACGCCGAGGCCAATGCCGAGACCGACAAGAAGCGTCGCGGGCTGGTCGAGGCCCGCAACCAGGCCGAAGCGATGCTGCATTCCTCGGAGAAGTCGCTGAAGGAATATGGCGACAAGGTTTCGGAAACCGACCGCAAGGCGATCGTCGATGCCATCGCCGCCCTGAAGACGGCTTCCGAAGGCGACGACGCCGCCGACATCGAGGCCAAGTCGCAAGTGCTTGCCGAAGCTTCGATGAAGCTTGGCCAGGCCATGTACGAGGCTTCGCAGAAGGAAGCGGCGGAAGCCGATGCCAAGGCGGACGCCGCCAAGGACAGCGACGTGGTCGATGCCGATTTCGAGGAAATCGACGAAAACGACGACAAGAAGAAGTCGGCCTGA
- a CDS encoding MarR family winged helix-turn-helix transcriptional regulator, with amino-acid sequence MAEDVANESREKLRLENIFGAMSLALVDKMEKAFGAETGLGPSAVAAVVQIGSNPGLSIEVLRRTIALSHSATVRLIDHLVEQGLVLRGSGIDGDRRSKALHLTEAGTAVFQRNLAARRAVIDRAVGVLSAEETQALGALVEKLLPALVDLGDDQNVVCRVCDESVCVRERCPISHMS; translated from the coding sequence ATGGCAGAAGACGTCGCAAACGAAAGCCGGGAAAAGCTCCGGCTGGAAAACATCTTCGGTGCCATGAGCCTCGCCCTGGTCGACAAGATGGAGAAGGCATTCGGCGCGGAGACCGGCCTCGGCCCCAGCGCCGTCGCGGCCGTCGTCCAGATCGGCTCGAACCCCGGCCTGTCGATCGAGGTGCTCAGGCGCACCATCGCCTTGTCGCATTCGGCGACCGTCAGGCTGATCGATCACCTTGTCGAGCAAGGGCTGGTGCTGCGGGGTAGCGGCATCGACGGCGACCGCAGGTCGAAAGCCCTGCATCTCACCGAGGCCGGCACAGCCGTCTTCCAGCGCAACCTGGCCGCACGCCGCGCCGTCATCGACCGCGCCGTCGGCGTCCTCAGCGCCGAAGAGACCCAGGCCCTTGGCGCGCTGGTCGAAAAACTGCTGCCGGCGCTGGTCGACCTCGGCGACGACCAGAACGTTGTCTGCAGGGTGTGCGACGAATCCGTCTGCGTGCGCGAGCGCTGCCCGATCAGCCATATGAGCTGA
- the rpe gene encoding ribulose-phosphate 3-epimerase has protein sequence MSKKTLIAPSVLASDFSKLGDEVEAVAAAGADWIHLDVMDGHFVPNITFGPPVIKAIRNRTKAFFDCHLMIAPADPYLAAFAEAGCDGMTVHAEAGPHLDRSLQTIRNLGKKAGVSLNPATPESAIEYVLDRLDLILIMTVNPGFGGQAFIPGIVEKVKRVKALIGGRPIHIEIDGGVSAETAPLVTAAGANVLVAGAAVFKGNSVEAYRANIEAIRSAADNAAR, from the coding sequence ATGAGCAAGAAAACCTTGATAGCGCCATCGGTGCTGGCGTCAGACTTTTCGAAGCTTGGTGACGAGGTCGAAGCAGTAGCAGCGGCCGGCGCCGACTGGATCCATCTGGACGTGATGGACGGGCATTTCGTGCCCAACATCACCTTCGGCCCGCCCGTGATCAAGGCGATCCGCAACCGCACAAAGGCATTCTTCGACTGCCATCTGATGATTGCGCCGGCCGATCCCTATCTGGCCGCCTTTGCCGAGGCCGGCTGCGACGGCATGACGGTGCATGCCGAGGCCGGACCGCATCTCGACCGCTCGTTGCAGACAATCCGCAACCTCGGCAAGAAGGCCGGCGTGTCGCTCAACCCGGCTACACCGGAAAGCGCCATCGAATATGTGCTCGACCGTCTCGACCTGATCCTGATCATGACCGTCAACCCGGGCTTCGGCGGCCAGGCCTTCATTCCCGGCATCGTCGAGAAGGTGAAGCGGGTGAAGGCACTGATCGGCGGCCGGCCCATCCATATCGAGATCGACGGCGGCGTTTCCGCCGAAACAGCGCCCTTGGTCACAGCCGCCGGCGCCAACGTCCTGGTGGCGGGCGCTGCCGTCTTCAAGGGCAACAGCGTCGAGGCGTATCGGGCGAACATCGAGGCGATCCGGTCAGCGGCCGACAACGCGGCCCGCTGA
- a CDS encoding malonate--CoA ligase, producing MSNHLFDAFRSRMPAPERLLLEADDRRSLTYGDMLARSAQLAHALLQLDVEPGDRVAVQVEKSPEALLLYLACVRAGAVFLPLNTAYTLTELGYFFGDAEPRVIVCDPAKAADIGRLVETSGAIVVTLDRNGRGSLADQASRQSSNFHDVERGADDLAAILYTSGTTGRSKGAMLSHENLASNARVLVDQWRFTSDDVLVHALPIFHTHGLFVATNVTLMAGASMLFEQKFDPARIVSLLPRATTLMGVPTFYVRLLQQDGLNHESTKTIRLFISGSAPLLAETHNAWRERTGHAILERYGMTETNMNTSNPYEGERRAGTVGFPLPGVSLRIADPDGGGTLAQGEIGMIEVKGPNVFGGYWRMPEKTRAEFRGDGFFITGDLGMIDADGYVHIVGRGKDLIISGGYNIYPKELESEIDALDGVSESAVIGVTHPDFGEGVTAVVVRSPASTITAAEILGAITERVAKYKHPKRVIFVDELPRNTMGKVQKNLLRDAYKDLYAS from the coding sequence ATGAGCAACCACCTGTTCGACGCTTTCCGCTCCCGGATGCCCGCGCCAGAGCGGCTTTTGCTGGAGGCGGATGACCGGCGTTCGCTCACCTATGGCGATATGCTGGCGCGGTCGGCGCAGCTGGCGCACGCGCTCCTGCAACTGGATGTCGAGCCGGGCGACCGGGTTGCCGTCCAGGTCGAGAAAAGCCCGGAGGCGCTGCTGCTCTATCTTGCCTGCGTGCGTGCGGGCGCCGTCTTTCTGCCGCTCAACACCGCCTATACGCTGACGGAGCTCGGATATTTCTTCGGCGATGCCGAGCCACGAGTCATCGTCTGCGATCCGGCGAAGGCTGCCGACATCGGGCGCCTGGTCGAGACATCCGGCGCCATCGTGGTCACCCTAGACCGCAATGGCCGGGGATCGCTGGCGGACCAGGCCTCGCGGCAGTCTTCCAACTTCCACGATGTCGAGCGGGGCGCGGACGATCTCGCTGCGATCCTCTACACGTCGGGAACGACCGGTCGCTCGAAGGGCGCCATGCTCAGCCATGAGAACCTTGCTTCGAACGCGCGGGTGCTGGTTGACCAATGGCGCTTCACGAGCGACGACGTGCTGGTCCACGCGCTGCCGATCTTCCACACGCATGGTCTGTTCGTCGCCACAAACGTCACACTGATGGCCGGCGCCTCCATGCTGTTCGAGCAGAAATTCGACCCGGCCCGCATCGTCTCGCTGCTGCCGCGCGCCACCACGCTGATGGGCGTGCCGACCTTCTATGTGCGCCTGCTGCAGCAGGACGGCCTGAATCACGAATCGACAAAGACCATCCGGCTGTTCATTTCCGGATCGGCGCCGTTGTTGGCGGAAACGCACAACGCATGGCGTGAGCGCACCGGCCACGCCATCCTCGAGCGCTACGGCATGACCGAGACCAACATGAACACGTCGAACCCCTATGAGGGCGAACGGCGTGCCGGCACGGTCGGCTTTCCCTTGCCTGGGGTGTCGCTGCGCATCGCCGATCCCGACGGCGGCGGGACGCTTGCCCAAGGCGAGATCGGCATGATCGAGGTGAAGGGCCCGAACGTCTTCGGCGGCTATTGGCGCATGCCGGAAAAGACCCGGGCCGAGTTTCGCGGCGACGGCTTCTTCATCACCGGCGATCTCGGCATGATCGACGCCGATGGCTATGTCCACATCGTCGGGCGCGGCAAGGACCTGATCATTTCCGGCGGCTACAACATCTACCCGAAGGAACTGGAGAGCGAGATCGACGCGCTCGACGGCGTCAGCGAAAGCGCGGTCATTGGCGTTACCCATCCGGATTTCGGCGAAGGCGTCACCGCCGTCGTCGTCCGGTCGCCGGCCTCGACGATCACCGCCGCCGAAATCCTCGGCGCCATCACGGAACGGGTGGCCAAGTACAAGCATCCGAAGCGCGTGATCTTCGTCGACGAGTTGCCGCGCAACACGATGGGCAAGGTGCAGAAGAACCTCCTGCGCGATGCATACAAGGATCTCTACGCGTCCTAG